From one Thalassospira lucentensis genomic stretch:
- the argE gene encoding acetylornithine deacetylase encodes MSKPNMSRLHNAIDLLGKLVAFDTTSKNSNLGLIHFVRDYLAQYGIESTLFHDETGEKANLLATIGPKDVPGIALSGHTDVVPALEKSWISPAFELTERDGKLFGRGSADMKGFSACALAMVPELVKRDLAIPFHLCLSYDEEVGCLGVGSMVDHLAALKTPPRLAVIGEPTEMKVINGQKGKFSMRVSVTGTAGHSSFAPRHVNAIEYAARAIAMISDLAREFEENGPFDNDFTVPHSTMLTTTIGGGTATNVTPDFCEFTFEIRHLPEHDAKAVLDGIKEKIISTLDAEMKAKEAETGFEWEEIFSYPGMGDCTDAEAFALVRNIIPEVSGKVSYGSEGGIFEKQGNIPSIICGPGSIKQAHKANEFIEISQIEECLEFLEKLSDQAVAA; translated from the coding sequence ATGAGCAAACCCAACATGTCCCGTCTGCATAATGCCATCGATCTGCTTGGCAAGCTTGTGGCGTTTGACACCACCAGCAAGAACTCGAATCTCGGTCTGATCCATTTTGTTCGCGACTATCTGGCGCAATATGGCATTGAAAGCACGCTGTTTCATGACGAGACAGGTGAAAAAGCAAACCTTCTGGCGACCATTGGCCCGAAAGACGTTCCCGGTATTGCACTTTCGGGACACACAGATGTTGTACCCGCCCTTGAAAAAAGCTGGATCAGCCCGGCCTTCGAACTGACCGAGCGTGACGGCAAACTGTTTGGTCGCGGTTCTGCCGATATGAAAGGCTTTTCTGCCTGCGCGCTGGCGATGGTGCCCGAACTGGTCAAACGCGACCTGGCAATCCCATTCCATCTTTGCCTGTCTTATGACGAGGAAGTCGGTTGCCTTGGCGTTGGTTCGATGGTTGATCATCTCGCCGCCCTTAAAACCCCGCCACGCCTTGCCGTTATTGGTGAACCGACCGAGATGAAGGTCATCAACGGGCAGAAAGGCAAGTTTTCGATGCGGGTATCGGTTACCGGTACAGCCGGGCATTCGTCCTTCGCACCACGTCACGTCAATGCCATCGAATATGCGGCACGCGCCATTGCAATGATTTCCGACCTTGCGCGCGAGTTCGAGGAAAACGGCCCGTTTGATAACGACTTCACGGTCCCGCACAGCACCATGCTGACCACCACCATCGGCGGTGGTACGGCAACCAACGTGACCCCGGATTTCTGCGAATTCACGTTTGAAATTCGCCATCTGCCGGAACATGACGCCAAGGCCGTTCTTGATGGTATCAAAGAAAAGATCATTTCGACCCTTGATGCCGAAATGAAAGCCAAGGAAGCAGAAACCGGGTTCGAGTGGGAAGAAATCTTTTCCTATCCCGGTATGGGCGATTGCACGGATGCCGAGGCATTCGCGCTGGTTCGCAACATCATCCCCGAAGTATCGGGCAAGGTTTCCTATGGGTCCGAAGGCGGGATTTTCGAAAAACAGGGCAATATCCCGTCCATCATCTGCGGCCCGGGCAGCATCAAACAAGCCCACAAGGCCAACGAATTCATCGAAATTTCGCAGATCGAGGAATGTCTCGAATTCCTCGAGAAGCTCAGTGATCAGGCTGTAGCGGCCTGA
- a CDS encoding LysR family transcriptional regulator, whose amino-acid sequence MNLRELESFNAFMTYGSVTKAAQAMNISQPMVSRLLNSFEKSVGFALFNRKRNQLLPTTEALQFHTTVLRSLNSLREIETQARAIANEQLGSIRIAAQPIYVDTYLLDVVAKFKRAHPNVSVSIADTGLEGMLDMVTTRQCDLGIGITLDLQDPNMEVMPLAQCRAVCLMPRNHRLAGFETIDIDLLRGESFVELSIGSPLRTKIDYIFQIAGWPRKIAVEARTIRTISRLVERNVGIAVIDPFATLLVDEEKVVARPLTPAIEWDVAVFRSSGELSAVERSFLSFLRAELPDLRKAGCVL is encoded by the coding sequence ATGAATTTGCGCGAACTTGAAAGCTTCAATGCCTTTATGACCTATGGCTCCGTCACCAAGGCAGCACAGGCCATGAATATCAGTCAGCCCATGGTCAGCCGTTTGCTAAACAGTTTTGAAAAATCTGTCGGGTTCGCGTTGTTCAACCGCAAACGAAACCAGTTGTTGCCAACGACCGAGGCATTGCAGTTTCATACAACCGTCTTGCGGTCGCTTAATTCTCTGCGTGAAATCGAAACACAGGCGCGTGCCATTGCCAACGAGCAGCTTGGCAGTATCCGGATTGCGGCACAACCGATCTATGTTGACACCTATCTTCTTGATGTGGTGGCCAAGTTTAAGCGTGCTCACCCCAACGTTTCGGTCAGTATTGCCGATACCGGTCTTGAAGGTATGCTGGATATGGTCACAACCCGGCAATGTGATCTGGGTATCGGCATCACGCTTGATCTTCAGGATCCGAATATGGAAGTTATGCCGTTGGCGCAATGCCGGGCGGTGTGCCTGATGCCGCGCAATCATCGGCTGGCCGGTTTTGAAACCATCGATATCGATTTACTGCGTGGTGAAAGTTTTGTCGAACTCTCGATAGGATCGCCGCTCCGCACCAAGATCGACTACATTTTTCAGATTGCAGGCTGGCCGCGCAAAATTGCGGTCGAAGCCCGCACCATCCGAACCATTTCCCGGCTGGTTGAACGCAATGTCGGCATTGCGGTTATTGATCCGTTTGCGACTTTGCTGGTGGACGAGGAAAAGGTCGTTGCCCGTCCCCTGACCCCTGCAATCGAATGGGACGTTGCCGTGTTCCGGTCTTCAGGCGAACTCAGCGCGGTCGAACGCAGTTTTCTAAGCTTCCTGCGTGCGGAATTGCCCGACCTGCGCAAGGCGGGTTGTGTTTTGTGA
- a CDS encoding tripartite tricarboxylate transporter TctB family protein, whose translation MTPNRDFYTGLVATAFFAFVLFVLIPIYVKVPSFIPGFAPPPDMWPRVITGVGLAMGILAIIFAIPKMRLASGKRVTTIGQTLNRNRKLIARFVAVLIGFAAFTYGMPVIGFVPATILLLAYLFLMTGNYSRKIWMIGLSIIFPILLYLVFTEVTHTPFPEGHLFSTYIADSVTLI comes from the coding sequence ATGACCCCAAATCGCGATTTTTATACCGGACTGGTTGCAACGGCCTTCTTTGCTTTTGTCCTGTTCGTCCTGATCCCGATCTATGTGAAGGTTCCGTCTTTCATCCCCGGTTTTGCGCCGCCGCCTGATATGTGGCCACGCGTGATTACCGGTGTCGGGCTTGCCATGGGCATCCTTGCCATTATTTTTGCCATTCCCAAAATGCGGCTGGCCAGCGGTAAGCGTGTCACGACCATTGGTCAGACCTTGAACCGCAACCGTAAACTGATTGCCCGCTTTGTTGCCGTCCTGATCGGATTTGCCGCCTTTACCTATGGCATGCCGGTAATCGGTTTTGTTCCTGCAACCATTTTGCTTCTGGCCTACCTGTTCCTGATGACCGGCAATTACAGTCGGAAAATCTGGATGATCGGATTGTCCATTATCTTTCCGATCCTGCTTTATCTTGTTTTCACCGAAGTCACCCATACGCCTTTCCCCGAAGGCCATCTGTTTTCGACCTATATCGCCGATTCCGTGACCCTGATCTGA
- a CDS encoding M48 family metallopeptidase, giving the protein MLRNIEETEIDLPQIGPLPVRLRPSARATRLKLRIDPAFDGVEIVVPNGISRKTAISMLYQHGDWVTAHMSRLPERVQFVPGAWVPFMGNEHAIRTVPDAKRGVWAEAGVIWVSGLPEHTNRRVSDWLKKQAKLEISPRAHAYAERIGKKVNRISLKDTRTRWGSCSSNGNLSFSWRLVLAPEDVLDYVVAHEVAHLQELNHSARFWAVVENLYGPSKKQQHWLKKNGSALHRYGAGT; this is encoded by the coding sequence ATGCTGCGAAATATCGAAGAAACCGAAATCGATCTGCCGCAAATCGGCCCCCTGCCGGTTCGTTTGCGCCCGAGTGCGCGTGCGACGCGACTCAAATTGCGGATCGATCCGGCATTTGACGGTGTTGAAATTGTCGTTCCGAACGGCATATCGCGCAAAACGGCGATCTCGATGCTGTATCAGCATGGCGACTGGGTCACTGCCCATATGAGCCGCCTGCCCGAACGCGTACAGTTCGTTCCGGGCGCATGGGTGCCGTTCATGGGCAACGAACATGCCATACGCACCGTTCCCGACGCCAAGCGCGGCGTCTGGGCCGAAGCAGGTGTGATCTGGGTTTCGGGATTGCCCGAGCATACCAATCGTCGGGTTTCTGATTGGCTGAAGAAACAGGCCAAACTTGAGATCTCCCCCCGTGCCCATGCCTATGCCGAACGGATCGGCAAAAAGGTAAACCGTATTTCGTTAAAAGATACGCGCACACGCTGGGGCAGTTGCTCATCCAACGGTAATCTGTCTTTTAGCTGGCGACTCGTTCTGGCCCCTGAAGATGTGCTGGATTACGTGGTTGCCCACGAAGTTGCTCATCTTCAGGAACTGAACCACAGTGCGCGTTTCTGGGCTGTCGTCGAAAACCTTTATGGTCCGTCAAAAAAACAGCAGCACTGGCTAAAAAAGAACGGTTCAGCCCTGCATCGATATGGCGCAGGTACTTGA
- a CDS encoding tripartite tricarboxylate transporter substrate binding protein: MFRQLKKAATFAAAVLATTTLVSTAQAADYPEKAITLVVPYGAGGASDLAGRALAETARNYTDEQPVVVVNKTGNGGMNGARYVTEQKPDGYTLLLSRVGMALYPAVYIDSPVGWDDYTFLGILESTPMILAVNANSDIKTVDDLLAKIKSSNGATTYAASGPTAIDGFTVQALLADADLDPLSASTLVPYKGGSALAAALLGGHVDFLAIAAGSLMPHIEAGKMRALMVYSPKRMDALPDVPTAKELGYNLAGQVDGWSALFAPKNLPEDVVAKWKDILSNVATNEQWLDLAKKRGSVSVVGDQDPAAFVKSQYELYNGMAKKFGYIQ; encoded by the coding sequence ATGTTTCGACAGCTCAAAAAGGCCGCGACATTTGCGGCTGCAGTTCTTGCAACCACAACACTGGTTTCAACCGCACAGGCCGCTGACTACCCGGAAAAAGCCATCACCCTTGTCGTGCCTTATGGCGCGGGCGGTGCATCGGATCTGGCCGGTCGCGCACTGGCTGAAACCGCGCGCAACTACACCGACGAACAGCCGGTCGTTGTTGTGAACAAAACCGGCAATGGCGGAATGAACGGTGCGCGTTACGTCACCGAACAGAAGCCGGATGGCTATACTCTGCTGCTGTCGCGCGTCGGCATGGCACTTTACCCGGCCGTTTATATCGATAGCCCGGTTGGCTGGGACGATTACACCTTCCTTGGTATTCTGGAATCGACCCCGATGATCCTTGCGGTTAACGCAAACTCGGACATCAAAACCGTCGACGACCTGCTTGCCAAAATCAAATCAAGCAATGGCGCAACCACCTATGCCGCATCCGGCCCCACCGCGATTGACGGCTTTACGGTTCAGGCTCTTCTTGCCGATGCTGATCTGGATCCGCTGTCTGCCTCCACCCTCGTGCCATACAAAGGCGGCAGTGCCCTTGCCGCAGCCCTTCTCGGTGGACATGTCGACTTCCTCGCCATCGCAGCCGGTTCTTTGATGCCCCATATCGAAGCCGGTAAAATGCGGGCGCTGATGGTTTATTCGCCCAAGCGCATGGACGCGCTTCCGGACGTCCCGACCGCCAAGGAACTTGGTTATAACCTGGCCGGTCAGGTTGACGGCTGGAGCGCCTTGTTCGCCCCGAAAAATCTGCCGGAAGACGTTGTTGCAAAGTGGAAAGACATTCTGTCGAACGTTGCAACCAACGAACAGTGGCTTGACCTTGCCAAAAAACGCGGTTCGGTTTCGGTCGTTGGTGACCAAGACCCGGCTGCCTTCGTCAAGAGCCAGTACGAGCTCTATAACGGCATGGCCAAGAAGTTCGGTTACATTCAGTAA
- a CDS encoding methyl-accepting chemotaxis protein, with protein sequence MSRSIVFKVALAALIILVSGIFLLGVVIMQRIDQQVSDTSLESQKLNLRVAALLLQDAYPDLKVTIGADGETTKLVMPEIPDLSSHSLIDRIGTATGQTATVFSWVPAEKDFIRVSTNIIKPDGQRAVGTMLGNGSAAYAPTTSGKTFRGEAVILGTAYVTQYTPIFNPAGDVIGILYVGIKKAEVAEVASAIELRIAIAGIIVALIAGVLLVVLLRWQLGPLHVLGNTIARFVDRDFSGDVAYTARKDEIGVIADGLVRWKETAGQIKEAEEARISAEKRNEDERVQQRNRLAKELEESVGQIVSSVRQATEGMMRSTRQMRDSADHSVRQSSHVSEAANESARSVQTVAAATEELSASITGIGNQVDESTSIADTAVGEASRANEMVSGLADAAERIGEVVSLINDIAAQTNLLALNATIEAARAGEAGKGFAVVAQEVKNLANQTAKATDEIAQQIGAIQSETKLTVEAIEKVTQTIATINDITNGISASVSEQNAAVSEIANSAATASSGSSEVVSNIEEIHQAASSSGAAASELDTNVGALSGQIETLHRTVSDFLKQLRAG encoded by the coding sequence ATGTCCAGAAGTATTGTTTTCAAGGTTGCGCTGGCAGCCTTGATCATCCTCGTCAGCGGTATCTTTCTGCTTGGCGTGGTTATCATGCAGCGTATTGATCAGCAGGTAAGTGATACCAGCCTGGAATCGCAAAAGCTCAACCTGCGTGTTGCGGCCCTGTTGCTGCAGGATGCTTATCCGGATTTGAAGGTAACGATCGGTGCCGACGGCGAAACCACCAAGCTGGTCATGCCCGAAATTCCCGATCTGTCATCGCACAGTCTGATTGATCGTATCGGAACGGCAACCGGTCAGACGGCAACCGTGTTTTCCTGGGTGCCCGCGGAAAAGGACTTTATCCGCGTTTCCACCAACATCATCAAACCGGATGGCCAGCGCGCGGTCGGGACGATGCTTGGCAATGGCAGTGCGGCCTATGCGCCGACAACATCGGGGAAAACCTTCCGCGGTGAGGCTGTCATTCTTGGTACCGCCTATGTCACGCAATATACGCCGATCTTCAATCCGGCCGGCGATGTGATCGGCATTCTGTATGTCGGGATCAAAAAGGCCGAAGTTGCCGAGGTCGCATCGGCTATTGAGCTTCGCATTGCGATTGCCGGTATTATCGTTGCCCTGATTGCCGGTGTCCTGTTGGTGGTTCTGCTGCGCTGGCAGCTCGGTCCGCTTCATGTTTTGGGCAATACCATTGCCCGGTTTGTGGATCGCGATTTTTCTGGCGATGTTGCCTACACGGCGCGCAAGGATGAAATCGGTGTGATTGCTGATGGTCTTGTTCGCTGGAAAGAAACAGCAGGCCAGATCAAGGAAGCCGAGGAAGCCAGAATTTCGGCTGAAAAACGCAACGAGGATGAACGCGTTCAGCAGCGTAACCGCCTTGCGAAGGAGCTTGAGGAATCTGTCGGGCAGATCGTTTCCTCGGTCCGTCAGGCAACCGAGGGCATGATGCGCTCGACCCGTCAGATGCGGGATTCTGCCGATCATTCGGTTCGCCAAAGCAGCCATGTCAGCGAAGCGGCCAACGAGTCAGCCCGAAGCGTGCAGACTGTTGCCGCCGCAACCGAAGAACTTTCCGCATCGATTACCGGCATCGGAAACCAGGTCGACGAATCGACATCAATCGCTGATACCGCGGTGGGTGAAGCATCGCGGGCCAACGAAATGGTTAGCGGTCTTGCCGATGCAGCGGAACGGATCGGCGAAGTCGTTAGTCTGATTAACGACATTGCGGCCCAGACCAACCTGCTGGCACTAAACGCCACGATTGAGGCCGCCCGTGCCGGCGAAGCAGGCAAAGGCTTTGCCGTCGTTGCGCAGGAAGTCAAAAACCTTGCCAATCAGACAGCCAAGGCGACAGATGAAATCGCCCAGCAGATCGGGGCGATTCAAAGCGAAACCAAACTGACGGTCGAGGCCATCGAAAAAGTGACCCAGACCATCGCGACCATCAACGATATCACCAACGGTATTTCAGCATCTGTTTCCGAACAGAATGCTGCCGTCAGTGAGATCGCCAACAGTGCCGCGACCGCGTCGAGCGGTTCAAGCGAGGTTGTCAGCAATATCGAGGAAATCCATCAGGCTGCAAGCAGCAGCGGTGCTGCCGCAAGCGAGCTTGATACAAATGTCGGTGCCCTGTCAGGGCAGATCGAAACCCTTCACAGAACGGTCTCCGACTTCCTCAAACAGCTACGTGCCGGATAA
- the truA gene encoding tRNA pseudouridine(38-40) synthase TruA, translated as MQRYKCTVEYNGRPYHGWQFQEEVISVQQVFETALEKFIGEFVRVYVSGRTDAGVHAFGQVVHFDLPRTYPADAVMNAINHHLKPDPVAVIDCIEVDENFHARFSSKKRYYMYRIINRRAPLTVDAGLAWGIFKPLDIDAMNEAAAHLIGTHDFTTFRASECQAKSPVKTLEKLVVTRGEHDPLDIRVYTESRSFLHHQVRNMVGTLVLVGKGNWKPIDVKTALEACDRKAGGPTAPADGLYFVKVDY; from the coding sequence ATGCAGCGTTATAAATGTACCGTCGAATATAATGGACGTCCCTATCACGGGTGGCAGTTCCAGGAAGAGGTGATCTCGGTCCAGCAGGTTTTTGAAACCGCACTGGAAAAGTTCATCGGCGAATTTGTGCGCGTATATGTATCTGGCCGTACCGATGCCGGGGTACATGCCTTTGGGCAGGTGGTGCATTTTGATCTGCCGCGCACTTATCCGGCGGATGCCGTGATGAATGCAATCAATCATCACCTCAAACCCGATCCGGTGGCTGTGATTGACTGTATTGAGGTCGATGAAAACTTCCATGCCCGGTTTTCATCCAAGAAACGGTACTACATGTATCGCATCATCAATCGTCGTGCGCCGCTGACCGTTGATGCCGGTCTTGCATGGGGCATTTTCAAACCGCTTGATATTGATGCGATGAACGAAGCCGCCGCCCACCTTATCGGCACGCATGATTTCACTACGTTTCGCGCCAGTGAATGTCAGGCCAAGAGTCCGGTGAAGACTCTGGAAAAGCTTGTCGTGACCCGGGGTGAACACGATCCGCTGGATATTCGTGTTTACACCGAAAGCCGGTCCTTCCTGCATCATCAGGTTCGCAATATGGTCGGTACTCTTGTTCTGGTCGGCAAGGGCAACTGGAAGCCGATTGACGTCAAAACAGCACTGGAAGCTTGCGATCGTAAGGCAGGCGGGCCAACGGCACCAGCCGATGGGCTTTATTTCGTCAAAGTCGATTACTGA
- a CDS encoding LysE family translocator: MLIPVETLLIFIPTALALNMTPGNDMLFCLGQGIKSGPRAGLAASFGIATGAMIHTLLAGLGLAAVVAAHPVALEILRWAGIGYLVWLAFQSFRNDSGVLKPAKTAPATAMKAWRDGIVVNLLNPKIIVFVLAFIPQFVDPARGSVLAQFLILGVILNIGGTIINCLVGGFAGKLGQFLSRSARLARAFQIFTGCVFLALAARLAFDKRA, encoded by the coding sequence ATGCTGATCCCTGTTGAAACCCTGCTGATTTTCATTCCGACCGCACTGGCGCTGAACATGACACCGGGCAACGACATGCTGTTTTGCCTTGGTCAGGGTATCAAGTCAGGACCACGGGCCGGTCTGGCCGCCAGTTTCGGGATCGCAACAGGTGCCATGATCCATACTCTTCTTGCCGGTCTCGGACTGGCAGCAGTGGTCGCTGCCCACCCGGTGGCGCTCGAGATTCTGCGATGGGCGGGAATTGGTTATCTGGTGTGGCTGGCGTTTCAGTCGTTCCGCAACGATAGCGGCGTTTTAAAACCGGCGAAAACTGCACCGGCAACCGCCATGAAAGCCTGGCGCGACGGCATCGTGGTTAACCTGCTTAATCCAAAGATCATCGTTTTCGTGTTGGCCTTTATTCCGCAGTTCGTCGATCCGGCACGTGGATCGGTTCTGGCACAGTTTCTGATCCTTGGTGTGATCCTGAATATCGGCGGCACGATTATCAATTGCCTGGTTGGTGGTTTTGCCGGAAAGCTTGGCCAGTTCCTGTCGCGTTCGGCCCGTCTGGCACGCGCGTTTCAGATTTTTACTGGTTGCGTATTTCTGGCACTTGCCGCACGGCTGGCTTTTGACAAGCGGGCATAA
- a CDS encoding argininosuccinate synthase has product MSDQVKKVVLAYSGGLDTSIILKWLREEYNCEVVTFTADLGQGEELEPARKKAEMFGVKQIFIEDLREEFVRDYVFPMFRANALYEGVYLLGTSIARPLIAKRQIEIAEEVGADAVSHGATGKGNDQVRFELGYYALKPNVKVIAPWREWKLNSRTALLNFAREHQIPISADKLGGDEPPYSTDANLLHISYEGKALEDPWVKPNEQMFERTVSPQNAPDAITTIEIEFEQGNPVAVNGERMSPATLLTKLNDVAGKNGIGRLDLVENRYVGMKSRGVYETPGGTILSVAHRAMESITLDRNAGHLKDELMPRYAEMIYNGYWWSPERQALQRLIDETQKTVNGIVRLDLYKGNVTVTGRKSPNSIYSEEHVTFEADTVYNQRDAEGFIKLNALRLRLGFDRDGVK; this is encoded by the coding sequence ATGAGCGATCAGGTCAAAAAGGTGGTGCTTGCCTATTCAGGCGGGCTTGATACCTCCATCATCCTGAAATGGCTGCGCGAAGAATATAACTGCGAAGTCGTGACTTTCACCGCCGATCTCGGCCAGGGCGAGGAACTTGAACCCGCCCGCAAGAAAGCCGAGATGTTTGGCGTCAAACAGATTTTCATCGAAGATCTGCGCGAAGAATTCGTTCGCGACTATGTCTTCCCGATGTTCCGTGCGAACGCCCTTTATGAAGGTGTGTATCTGCTCGGCACTTCGATTGCGCGTCCTCTGATTGCCAAGCGCCAGATCGAAATCGCCGAAGAAGTCGGTGCCGACGCCGTTTCCCATGGCGCGACCGGCAAGGGCAACGATCAGGTCCGTTTTGAACTCGGCTATTATGCGCTTAAGCCGAACGTAAAGGTCATTGCACCGTGGCGTGAATGGAAACTGAATTCGCGTACCGCACTCCTGAACTTTGCGCGCGAACACCAGATTCCGATTTCGGCTGATAAACTCGGCGGGGACGAGCCCCCCTATTCAACCGATGCCAACCTTCTGCACATTTCCTATGAAGGCAAGGCGCTGGAAGATCCGTGGGTCAAGCCGAACGAACAGATGTTTGAACGCACCGTATCGCCGCAGAATGCACCCGATGCGATCACCACGATCGAAATCGAGTTCGAACAGGGTAACCCGGTTGCCGTGAATGGCGAACGTATGAGCCCGGCCACCCTTCTGACCAAGCTGAACGATGTTGCTGGCAAAAACGGCATCGGACGTCTTGATCTGGTCGAAAACCGTTATGTCGGTATGAAATCGCGCGGCGTTTATGAAACCCCGGGCGGTACCATCCTGTCGGTCGCGCATCGTGCGATGGAAAGCATCACGCTTGACCGTAACGCAGGTCACCTCAAGGACGAGTTGATGCCGCGTTATGCCGAGATGATCTATAACGGTTACTGGTGGTCGCCGGAACGTCAGGCCCTGCAGCGCCTGATCGACGAAACCCAGAAAACCGTCAACGGTATTGTCCGTCTTGACCTTTACAAGGGTAACGTCACGGTTACCGGCCGCAAGTCGCCGAACTCGATCTACTCCGAAGAGCATGTCACGTTCGAAGCCGACACCGTTTACAACCAGCGCGACGCAGAAGGCTTCATCAAGCTGAATGCTCTTCGCCTGCGTCTTGGTTTTGACCGCGACGGCGTGAAGTAA
- a CDS encoding tripartite tricarboxylate transporter permease: MWNELLYAFEAVATLPNFIAMAAGIWGGVIIGAIPGMTGTMAVTLALPFTFYLPPVTSILLLVALYKGSTYGGSISAILIKTPGTASAACTVLDGYPLAQQGKGGKALNMALVSSCIGDFVSNISLFFLAMPLALFALRVGPPEYFMLMAFSLTIVASISGRSLLLGIISACIGLLLATVGEDIYGSFRFAVTEDMKSGLGVVPVLIGLFALPELIKMIVFRPEDNNAAMKLGDNRLTMSEFRGSLKSILRGSVIGVVLGAIPGIGPSTAAFFSYSEARRTSKNGDKFGEGELEGVAASESANNGCCGATMIPLLALGVPGDVITGVMLGAFMIHGLTPGPLLFQNNIGEVYSLFIGILFSSVFLFVAGKLTAGAFAKISRIPQTLLLPCILVLCVFGIYSIGASPFDVTVLLVMGVVGFAMMILNIPAAPFLIAFILGPMFEDNMRRSLAISRGDLGVFFQSWISWGFFALTVLFIALTIRREWQKWREKSRNTAQSA, from the coding sequence ATGTGGAACGAATTGCTTTACGCCTTTGAAGCCGTCGCAACGCTGCCCAACTTTATTGCCATGGCAGCGGGAATCTGGGGTGGTGTGATCATCGGTGCCATTCCGGGCATGACCGGTACAATGGCCGTGACCCTTGCCCTGCCATTCACCTTCTATCTGCCCCCTGTCACCAGCATTTTGCTGCTGGTTGCCCTATACAAGGGATCGACCTATGGCGGATCAATTTCAGCGATCCTCATCAAGACACCAGGTACCGCATCCGCAGCCTGCACCGTTCTTGACGGTTATCCACTGGCCCAGCAGGGAAAAGGTGGCAAGGCGCTGAATATGGCGCTGGTTTCAAGCTGCATCGGCGACTTCGTTTCGAACATCTCGCTGTTCTTCCTGGCGATGCCGCTTGCGTTATTTGCGCTTCGGGTCGGTCCGCCAGAATATTTCATGCTGATGGCGTTCTCGCTGACGATTGTTGCCAGCATTTCCGGTCGTTCGCTATTGCTGGGTATCATTTCAGCCTGCATCGGTTTGCTTTTGGCAACCGTCGGCGAAGATATCTATGGCTCGTTCCGCTTTGCCGTTACCGAAGATATGAAATCGGGTCTTGGTGTCGTCCCGGTCCTGATCGGCCTGTTTGCCTTGCCCGAACTGATAAAAATGATCGTCTTCCGGCCCGAGGACAACAATGCGGCGATGAAGCTTGGTGATAACCGCCTGACCATGTCAGAATTCCGCGGCAGCCTGAAATCGATCCTGCGCGGCAGTGTTATCGGCGTGGTCCTTGGTGCCATTCCGGGGATCGGTCCGTCGACCGCCGCCTTCTTTTCCTATAGCGAAGCACGCCGCACATCGAAAAACGGTGACAAGTTCGGCGAAGGTGAGCTCGAAGGTGTTGCTGCATCCGAGTCCGCCAATAACGGCTGTTGTGGTGCGACCATGATCCCGCTTCTGGCACTTGGCGTGCCGGGGGATGTGATCACGGGTGTCATGCTTGGCGCGTTCATGATTCACGGCCTGACACCAGGCCCGCTGTTGTTCCAGAACAATATCGGCGAAGTCTATTCGCTGTTTATCGGTATCCTGTTCAGTTCCGTCTTCCTGTTTGTTGCCGGAAAACTGACCGCCGGAGCCTTTGCCAAAATTTCGCGTATTCCACAGACGCTACTTTTACCCTGCATTCTGGTTCTCTGCGTGTTTGGCATCTATTCCATCGGTGCCAGCCCGTTTGACGTCACCGTGCTTCTGGTCATGGGCGTTGTGGGCTTTGCAATGATGATCCTCAACATCCCGGCAGCACCATTCCTGATCGCCTTCATTCTGGGGCCGATGTTTGAAGACAATATGCGCCGCTCGCTCGCGATTTCGCGCGGTGATCTTGGTGTCTTTTTCCAGTCATGGATTTCGTGGGGGTTCTTTGCCCTTACCGTTCTGTTCATCGCCCTGACCATTCGCCGCGAATGGCAGAAATGGCGTGAGAAATCCCGAAATACGGCACAGTCAGCCTAA